TGGGGAGAGATGAAGAGACGAGGGAAGAAACGTGGTTATTTGTTTGCACACCGTTCCTACTGCCGTCCTTCGAGGCTGGTTCCATCTTGAAATATTAAGAAACAAATCACCGCGGTCTTGACGGCGGAAGGAACCGACGGATTTCGTTCACATATTCAAACGAAAAGTACTTGGGTCGTTTTGGAACATCCTCGGAATGTTCTTCGAAAAACAGCCAAAATTGTCTTCGACGCGTTAATCCTGCGCCCCTGTTTTGCGTTCCTTAAATCATTCTGAAGGTGTAAGTAAGAAAAACATTCGGAGAAGCTAAAACAGATGGTAAAAATAATCTTCGTTCCGAAAGAAAGTCACTTGTGTGTTTTAACGATCCAACCTAACGGCTGATCTTAACGAACGATTACGCTGTTTTTAAtgaagaaatgtaaaaattatattagttgACACGTTCGTCGTGGATCCGCATTGGCTAACCGCAGAAGCCTTTACCTCTTCATTGGTTGAAAAGGCTTCGTGAACACAGACGGACCTGTTTGCAGATCGTTTCGTTTTACTGCCTCGTACCCGGTTGAATCTAAACAATCGTTCCTTATTGACAAAATCGGCAGGCGTCTGTCGGTTGCCCGGCCGGTTTCAGATTGTTGCCTTTGCGACGTTTTACGAGTGTGGGAAAATTCACAGACTGCCGCAGATCCGCGTTTCGGGTAAACCGTTTCGCCGAGGCTTGGTCTttggcccccccccccccccccccccaaataAATCGCAAAAAATAAACTTACCCGCCCTCGTGACCGGTGAATTTTCTTGGAAGTAACGAGAAGCAGCGACCGCCGCGACTAGCTCGGGAAACGGAGAACGCGATTGTAATTACCGTTGAAATCCTACGTCGTCGAATAACACGAAACAAAATTTTGCGTCAGGAAGATTATTTGAACGATGCCTTTATTTGTCTTCTAAAATTGATGTAATCAAACTGCAGAGGGCATTAATTAGCGAAATCTTTCAGTATTTGTGCCATTCCATTAGGATTGTCCTTTGGTACCTGCGGAATCGAATAATCATTGTAAAGAAACTGGAGGTAATCTTTAAGaagaatttaatgaattttgttTACCATGTGCCCAGCTCTGTCCACCCAGTATAACGCGAAATTACCCTGAGACTTCGAGTAGCCCTCGATGATATTATTTACAACCATTGGAACTCTCTTTGCATTGTTCCAGGCAGTGGCGTTCTTCCACTTTAGTTTTTCAACCCAGTTAATGGTACCTAAACATTACACCAATAGAAATTATAGTTCCTTGAAAGTAGtagaaaatatttgcaaatcaGATGAGTAGCTTGCTGGCttatgttttaaaaatgaaaaggaaaatgaaaaaaatgtattcTGAAGTTGATTTACGATGATAGACACAAGTTACCTGGAGTGTCAACTATAAGATCCATGTGACCAGTCAGCACCACCACTTTCAAGTCAGTCTGATTCAGCAGCTGCTCCACTagtattcaaaaataattaaaataattaccgCTCTTTTGTACGTTACATCTGAAACCTTCAATTTAGAAGTACCTTTATCAATAACAGGTTTCATAAAGTCTTCCGATAAGTTGGCGAACACAGTATTGGATTGTTTACCATGATCGACGGGTAAGTCAAGATCCTCTTTCACGGGACCATTCATCAATTCTTTTAAAGAATTACTACCGAATACGGAACCGTCTGCAATTTTCATACAAATACAATAAACGATCTTCAATTGACATTACTACTATAGGATCAAAGGCAAAGAGGAATACGTACTGCTGACGGACATTGGGTCGGTTAAAAATTTCTCTATATTGGGGATACGTGTATAAGTGGATGTCATTTTCGTCAAGATGTTGTAGAAGTCGATATTGCCGGTAACATCAAAAATTGCATTCTGCGTATTTGCCCATAAAACGGTTGCTGTCTTCCACGTGCCCCGTTCTACAGCTCGCTTCGTCATCTGAGCCGCTTGGTCGATTTTTTCGTAACCGGCGCGGTCGATCATACCCtgtgaaaatattttcctttcgtGTAATAATACAGTTCGTTGTACGAGAATACAATTAAACGATTATCGTACCGTGGCTTGTAAAAATGGTGCCCAAGTCATCACTGAATCAATGGGGGAGATCCAAGCATCACCGAGAGCAACGCCTTTCAAGTTACTCTGAATGCTTCCTGCCTGCTGAGCCTGCGATTCAAAAATGCCAACAATGAACCGGATGTTGTAAAAATTGAATCTAAACCAGGGGCCACTTTGTGGAAGCGGAGGTTAGCGGAGGTTAGCGGAGGTTAGCGGAGGGCCGCATCTTTTAAAATGATTGTATTCATTAGTTAACTTTGCATTTCGGAAAGGTATAAATTGTACCATAAAAATGGTACATATCGACGTGGCCGTCCTAGTGGAAAATACGAGACGAATCTTCGGTCGCGCACGGGAAGGAAATTCCACAAAAAAACTGTTAGCGTTTCTAAACGAacatttaattgtattttacCTTATACCAGGTAAGGGCAAATTCCGCCCCCATTTTTCCTCCATACGATTCGGTGGTAATATATGTAGGTACATTTGAAAACCGTGGTAGCTCCTTTATAAATCCTTTGATGCATTCTAAAAGATCGTTTGCAATTTGTGCATTCGTCGTCGCGTATGCTGACGGTGATGTGGTGTAACTGTAGCCAGTCCCCACTGGATTATcgatgaaaagaacattgtaATCTTTAACCTACGAATAAAAGAATCTTGGATTTATTTTGTCGATAACGATATCAAGATTGAAAAAAACGCGATAAAGTTTGTGTAATTAAATTGAGAACAGACAAAGAAGAGATTGAACGTTTTATCGATGGATCTAACTGACACGTTGAGATTAGCTGCGTTTCCCTACCCAAGTGTAATTTCTTGGTTTTAAGTCGACGTCCAGAGGTCCAAGTTCTTCGAAATTTCCATAAGTGGTGGACGATGAACCTGGTCCACCTTGCAGCCAAATAACCAGTGGCTTTTCATAGTAGGATTGAACATTTGCAGTGGTGTAATACAGCCACCAGAACATGTTTGCATTCGGACGAACCGTCACGTATCCCCATTCTTGTTCCCCAGGACCAAATCCTTTCTTTGCTGTAATAAAAGATACGATTTTTAATACGTGCACTTCTCGTTGCAAAAGACTAGTAGCGTAAGCGATGAGCGTTTAAGAGGGATGCCTAAGTATATTTGCTAAGTTTTTAGGATGTGACAAAGCAAATACAAAGAAAGAAACTTTTTCACAGGATAATACTGATCTCATTCTTTGAATTTCTTATCTATTAGGAATTTCACTAAAATGTCTTTCGTACAGatgaattttgcataataatctTTCATCTCTGAGACGTCCGATTTACGTATTTAGAACTCCAATTcctttagaaataatatttcgagtttcttattaaattttgcTAATTATCTAAGACATTAGGTAAGTaaagattatttttttaaacataaaaaagcTATATTTGTTATATTTGTAATACTCACCTAAGGATTTAGAGGTAAAGCAAAGGGCCACGAGAATGAGTATCAAGAACCTCATAATTGTTGCCAGAATGACAGTCGATCAAAGACTAAACATCAACACTTTACAATCCTCGGTCTGTCTACATTAACTCGTCCCGCTCGTTCTTATTTATCGTATTGATAATACAAGTATATGCTTCGTCACATATACAATTGTCTTGATTATATAAACGCTGATATCTAAAAAGCTGTTTAAATTAAAGCACtcgaacatattttttttttttttactgaaaaattCATAATCTTCTTAGGTGATCAATGACAATGGTCTAATCCTAGTGGGAAAAAAATCAAACACGGGTACAATCTGCTTGTTTGTATCATTTTTGAAGATCTTCTTAAATATCGGCTGTACTCCGTCTATAGTCATATAATAGAAAACAAAACGGTAGATATGCATATAGAAACGATAAGAAAGCAATCGtatgattattttataatactgaAACGTACTTATGTATCTCGAAAATATTCAATATCCTTGTCTGAAGAAAATTCAAGGAAAAACTTTTACTAATCAATTCTACCGTAGCTTTCTCCAGCTCAAGTGTAGTGTCCATATTTGTGAAGATCTAACTCCGAACCGTcttcgaataattttatttgcaattgcTTTGGCGATGCTCAGGGTTggttcgcttttttttttaaatatgcatTCATTTATTGCTAAAGCCGTATAAGTACGACGTCGTTGTCGACAGAGCGTAAAATGTTAAACAGTGTTATTCTGAACAGGATAGTCTTATCTTTCATTAGAGAGCGATCGATTAGATACACAGGGATTGATTAATTCTTGCGTTCAAAAATTCCCCATTCGTTGATGTCTCAATCTGTTGCAATCAGAAGACTTCTTCGACATATTTAATTGATTCTTATTAAtttgtttcatttcaaatactTCACGAACACAATGAAACTCTTTTCCTGACAATTTCCCCAAGTTTCCAAACACCTTGAACACCTTCGTTGATTTTCACGGATAGATCGTTGACATCGATTGGCTAACGGAAGTGATAATGAAAAATCATTGATCTGTTTGGACGAGGGGAATGGTCGATTATGACGACTACATGCGCATATAAATGAGTTGTTCGTGAAATCAAGTCTCAAGGAGGAAGGTCAAATTCATGGTGAATTCCCGAAAAAAACTTGAAGAATCCGTCTGTTTCTCGGTTTTGGTGACATTGATGTAATCGTGCCACTTTGCTAGAACCGACAGAACAGGAACTGCTTCGTTTCTGTGCCATGATTCTGGAATGTGAACGTAGATTCGCCGAGGCTGGAAACTATTGATACGATCAATGAATAATTCACTGCTGGTTAAAGATCTCCTCTCCATGGAATTTCGTTTCTCCACTACGACGAAATTCTTCAAATATCTTTCGATGCTGTTTTGTACACTGACTTTAGTACCTGGAGACATTAGATTGCTAAAGATTAAAGTTATCTAATTAGACATTAGATTGCTAAaaatttaacgtgttaataacGAGATATAGAAGTCTTTTCATCCGTCAGTAATTGTTTTTTAATCTTGCTAGTTCCTTATTTACATGTACAAATTTTAACGATTCCAAGGATGAACGACTTCCAGTCGAATTATTCACGCTATATTATATAAATGAGAGCGAGAAAAGTATTTGGGAATAATTGCGAAAGGTACGTTTTCACTTTATCCATTATCTCCACGATCTTTCTCGCGACGTCGAACGAGCAACATACATACATCGGGAAAGTGAacaacgagacaaaccgagCACCAATTAACACGTTCATCTTTGTACCAGTGAAATTTCATTACCTTTTTCCTGCCTGAGAAATAATTCTTTCCTCttcatacttcaaattcatcAAACATATTTTCTAACAAAGTAATTTCAATCGTGTGCATCAGGTCCCCTGAAAAAGTGAAGAAGACAAAAAGTGAAGAAGGATATTTCAAGAACGACCTActtattaaatgtattaattaaaGAAGTAGGTACTTCAAGAAATGTGTAATCAAAGGCAAATACAGTGTGCGAGACCCTTTCTTACTTTCAGAATCGCTGGgtaacaatgaaataaaaatagactACCGTTTCCTTCAGAAGCAAGCTTATTTTTGTCACTGTCTCCGATTGTCTTGAAAAAGAGAAATCGCGGTTAAATGATCATTCCCAGAAACAAGTTGATAAAATTGCATGTTTTTCGCAAAATTTCGACAACCACCGGTGTGTCCCTGATGACTGCGACGGGGAAAATCACAGTGAAGAATACTTTAAACACACTCGACCTCACCGTTCAATTAAAATTCGTTTATATTTACTTGACTTCCGTTAGAAAACTAGGATTAGAGGTACGTGTCTACTATATCTAGCCAATCTTTTACAACATGATCGATGCGTGTaacagattacgcaattggttGTGCTACGAAGTTGAGGAAATGTAGCACGGTATGTATCGTTATAAAGATCCTAGTCACGAACATCTTTTATCGTGTAGTCTGAAGCTTCAATCTTCCTACCTATTGCAATGCGAACCAGTGCAAGTATGTTTGAATGATTCTTTTCTTCGTATCACTGTCTCTGAAACACAGACAATGTACttaacaagctaaagtgaactggagcgagattcgctctagagccaaccctttttcggctATTCGTTGAGATTTTCACCCACTAAATACAATGGCGAAAACTCTTTTTTCGTCAACTCTTACaccgtttggcctgtacaaaagtgacagaaagtctaaatggtatcaagattttcaatcttagatacgggttggctaataattGAATTGCTTGTTTAGCGGACAAATCTAATCAATGTTCACGATTGAACGATTAAGAAATTGAAGTGTCAAGCAGTGTCAAGCAGCTAGATAAGTAATTTTCTCTGGAAAGAGAGCGATGGTAACGATCGAAGTTAATGGTAATTGATACCATAATTATTACTTTGAATAAATTGATACTTAACAACGGAGAAATGCTCTCTATCGCGCATTGAACGCGTACGTACGTTGAAAGTGAAAAATAGTTACAACGGAGAAAGTGACATCGTCATCGCTCGAGTATTCGTCGTTGAAGCacgattaaaaagaaatatatatttctcAATGTTtgccacacacacacacacataggTGGACGAATAAAAAGGTACAATCAAAacgttagaaaaatttaattttaatctagTTTCAGTTTTgaagttgaaataaaagaaactgaACCTAAGTCGATTTGTCAATTGCTTCCTCGTATGCCTTCGTTGTTGGTATTCTCTAAGACAATATCAATCGATCAATTGACCCGACGAAACACGCTTTCACGCGTTAGCGATTGTAGATTATGTGATTCCTGAAATTGGTATGCACGAGATGGCTGAACGTTTGATGCTTTGTCACGTATTTGCTGTAGGTTTTCCCTCAGCATGAACATAATTACTGAAACAAAGGAAAAGGAGTGAAATTAGACGCATCAGTTTTCAGAATTATGGGTAAATAACTTACAGTATTCTTTAGTAACATAAAAAGCAACTACCCTCAGGTTGAACAGGATCTTTTCGTGTTGCACAACTTGATTTGACTGTGTCTATACTTACAAATTGaaagtaattatcattatataaGCCAGGTGTAGGATTATCTTCAGGAAAAAGCAAACAATTTCATCCGAATTCCATGTCAGTATCAAACAAAAAATCATCCTCTTATATAAGAAGCAATCATTCATTTCTACACCGTGAAAGTTCAACCGACAAagatataatttcatcgatCCAGGCAAGTGGCCTTTAATAACGAACCTTCGAAACGAGATAACGTAGGTTCATTGACAAGACCAATTACATATCGACGCCGTCTGTACAATTAGAAAGATCGATCAAATCATGAATGTTCTGTTCGGATGAGTTCAAGTAATAaagataatagaaataatagaaataatagcCGACAGGATGCGACGATCGAGATAATGAGGAACAGACGATAATGAGGGACAAAGCGATGAACGAGCGCGAGGAAGAACTAACTCCGCGGCTTTTCGAACAAGGTCGCTTAAGCATAAATGTCGATTCTTTCAGAATCGAATTAAGGGTGAGAGCAGGGGTGGGACGCGACGTTGTATgaatatgcaaaataaaaattaattacagccTTTGTTCACTTAACGAAATGCAACTTATACACGGATTCTCCATTACGCGATTTCGAAAAAGTATTCCACTTGCGTGTTTTACGTAACCCCTGGAAGGGAACGacactttttctttctcatcCTACACAGCTATACTGATCAAATATTTATCTTCTCTCTTTCGTTTTACAAATGAATCCGACAGTTTCTTACCGAtttatgatacaaaaaattttgaataaattcgTAAATTCATCGGTAGGGACACTTTCTTGTGTTACCAACATTTACTACTGACCAATAGTTTAGGAAAAGACAGACTGTAAATGTTGTAATTTCAGTCGAATCGCCTTGCTGCTCACGTGGGGCTATTTGGCTATTCATACAAATGCAAAATCGTGGTACGCGCTTATTGTACATAGTTGTTGAGTCGTTATTGCGTACAAATAATATCAAGAGTTTCTAACACGTTTTTTGTACCTTGTATTCCTAATTATATAACATAATTATATAACAGTTTGACGATACAACCTTCCTAAGGAAAGGTTACAAATTCGTAACGACTAACGTTCTACatgcaaaagaaaaaatttcttttaatattagatagattagaatattaaaaagaaaaagaagaaatggtaCGAATAAAGATAagtttaaatatatttgaaaaggAATAAAGTTTGTTAAACGGATATGTCAGcagtgaaatttaatttccgaAAACACGAAACAGCATCGATCGTGTATTTTTGGCGAATTTTAATGACCGAAGTTAGTTTACCTTAGCAGACGAATGGCGTGGAACAGATTGGTATCGTATATTTCCACAGACACGCCTCCAAAGAAACAAAAGCTGCGACTAGTTTATCCTAATCCTATTGCTTTATGCGCGATAAAAAGTGACAGAAATATTTACTCAAACAGTGTTCGTTGAATCTGTAATAAACATCATCAAATCACTTCTAGTATTCGGTGTTAAATATACCTTATTGATTAATACTTGTTATACGACATACATATAAGAAACCATTTACAGAAAAGCCATAACAGTATATCCTCCGGGTCGAAAACGACAAACCGGAAGAGCTGTCGGCGTGAATATTTTAGAGTTGTTTCCTTCGATCATTATGGCTAGCCCTATCACAACAGTAATCGTGAAACAAACCTTAGCTTGATGCGACTGCCATGCCGGAAGACGTTTAAGACTTTCATGTAAACACGACTCATTAAGACGTACAGAAAGATGTTACTTTCATTCgcatacattttttctttttaacgccTCTTATGCGTTCTGCAAATTAATCCGAAATTACGGACGAATCCTCTCTCGTTCAAATTACATCTCTTTCCTTAATTTTTCATACTTCCTACCtgtaaaaaaattagaaaactttCTCTGTCAGTTTTGCATCTACATTAAAGTActtgaaatgaaaaaggaaaaaaaaaagagttaaatTTGGACATTACTTTTACCGTGAAACTTACGAAACCGATTTACGATCTTTGAAATTCAAAGGTAAGACGAAAAAACCAGACATCGGAATCGTGAGGTCAAGGAATCGGGTCGAAGAAGTCATGTAATGAAGAATTCCTGTACAATGTTACAAATGTGGCCAACTACACGTGTACGCAACGAGCAGGTTGATCGATTGCACAAGCTGCCAGCAGAATCGCCCGCAGAAACTTCTAACGTGTAGGAAACTAACGCTCGGTAGTCATTTTGAATCGAGCTTCCTGGTTAGATCAAGAACTTTCTCACCTACAACAATTTTTTATAGACTATTATCTGGTCCTGAGCTTAGgcagacgattttgcgtctaacaataagaatgcaagaagagtaatgtttacttgaatattaatcgatgcaaATGCAagtctaaattagttatacaagcactaatgttaattttataaattttatttgagctagggccctttttcggagcttgCCTtagacccccgaaatctcagggccggccctgactATTATGTGCTTTGATACAAAATTgatatgaaaaaattattcgtaAATTTATaagatattgtacatatagaaGTCATTGTAAATCAATCAAGTTACTCTTACTTCCTTTACCATAACGTTACATGATATTGTAATCGTTCTGTAGACCTTTCTCCTCCGCGACAAATAAATATGAATGCGTACGAGTAATAAATAACCTCACGTTCTCATAAATAAGGTTATAAAAATCGTTTAAGATCCTCAATAAGCATTTTCTTGTATAGAAATGGTTGAAAGTATAGATCCTTAAAGAGTATTCGAAAAGAAAGATACCTGGTACCAGctgaaaattttttcttttctcgtcaGTGAATGACGTAGCCATTAAAAATAGGATTAGTTAAAAGTCACTTTCTCCAGCTGTTCACTTCGTGCCTTCTAACGATGTTTGACGATGAT
This Osmia lignaria lignaria isolate PbOS001 chromosome 9, iyOsmLign1, whole genome shotgun sequence DNA region includes the following protein-coding sequences:
- the LOC117600948 gene encoding retinoid-inducible serine carboxypeptidase, yielding MRFLILILVALCFTSKSLAKKGFGPGEQEWGYVTVRPNANMFWWLYYTTANVQSYYEKPLVIWLQGGPGSSSTTYGNFEELGPLDVDLKPRNYTWVKDYNVLFIDNPVGTGYSYTTSPSAYATTNAQIANDLLECIKGFIKELPRFSNVPTYITTESYGGKMGAEFALTWYKAQQAGSIQSNLKGVALGDAWISPIDSVMTWAPFLQATGMIDRAGYEKIDQAAQMTKRAVERGTWKTATVLWANTQNAIFDVTGNIDFYNILTKMTSTYTRIPNIEKFLTDPMSVSNGSVFGSNSLKELMNGPVKEDLDLPVDHGKQSNTVFANLSEDFMKPVIDKVEQLLNQTDLKVVVLTGHMDLIVDTPGTINWVEKLKWKNATAWNNAKRVPMVVNNIIEGYSKSQGNFALYWVDRAGHMVPKDNPNGMAQILKDFAN
- the LOC117601025 gene encoding uncharacterized protein LOC117601025 codes for the protein MKRKELFLRQEKGTKVSVQNSIERYLKNFVVVEKRNSMERRSLTSSELFIDRINSFQPRRIYVHIPESWHRNEAVPVLSVLAKWHDYINVTKTEKQTDSSSFFREFTMNLTFLLET